In one window of Gouania willdenowi chromosome 8, fGouWil2.1, whole genome shotgun sequence DNA:
- the tfap4 gene encoding transcription factor AP-4, whose product MEYFMVPAQKVPSLQHFRKTEKEVIGGLCSLANIPLTPETARDQERRIRREIANSNERRRMQSINSGFQSLKTLIPHSDGEKLSKAAILQQTADYIFTLEQEKTRLMQQNSQLKRIIQELSGSSPKRRRAEEKDEGIGSPDILEEEKSDDLRKEMIELRQQLEKERSVRMLLEDQMRSLDAQLYPEKLKAIAHQLQEQQAQTQGLVCLRQHKQLERDLDPAHSPQVLAPDTPPAPTHHATVIVPAPVQTPQPHHVTVVTMGPASVINTASTSRQNLDTIVQAIQHIEGTQGKGCAGEEEQRRAVIVASGRLASDAAGSDTASNSDGLDDCSLP is encoded by the exons ATGGAGTATTTCATGGTGCCAGCTCAGAAGGTGCCCTCATTGCAACATTTCAGGAAAACGGAGAAAGAAGTGATCGGAGGGCTGTGTAG TCTGGCCAACATTCCTTTGACCCCAGAAACAGCGCGGGACCAAGAGAGGCGAATTCGCCGAGAGATTGCAAACAGCAACGAGCGTCGGCGTATGCAGAGCATCAACTCTGGCTTCCAATCACTTAAGACGCTCATTCCTCACAGCGATGGGGAGAAGCTCAGCAAG GCTGCCATCCTGCAACAGACGGCAGATTATATTTTTACTTTGGAGCAGGAGAAGACGCGGTTAATGCAGCAGAACAGTCAACTGAAACGAATCATTCAG GAGCTCAGTGGCTCCTCTCCCAAGCGGAGGCGTGCAGAGGAGAAGGATGAAGGGATCGGTTCACCAGACATCCTGGAGGAGGAGAAGTCTGATGACTTAAGGAAAGAGATGATCGAGCTCAGGCAGCAGCTGGAGAAAGAGCGCTCAGTCCGAATGTTGCTGGAAGATCAG ATGCGTTCATTGGACGCCCAGTTGTACCCTGAGAAGCTGAAGGCCATCGCACATCAGCTCCAGGAGCAGCAGGCGCAGACGCAGGGACTCGTTTGTCTTCGACAGCACAAACAGTTGGAGAGAGACCTCGACCCCGCCCACAGCCCCCAG GTGCTGGCCCCTGATACACCGCCAGCACCAACGCACCACGCCACAGTCATCGTCCCGGCTCCTGTCCAGACCCCTCAGCCCCACCATGTTACCGTGGTAACTATGGGACCAGCATCTGTCATCAATACAGCCTCTACGTCTCGACAGAACCTGGACACCATTGTCCAA GCCATCCAGCACATTGAGGGCACTCAGGGGAAAGGATGCGCCGGGGAAGAGGAGCAGCGGCGGGCCGTCATCGTCGCCTCGGGTCGCCTGGCCTCTGACGCAGCGGGCTCAGACACGGCTTCAAACAGCGACGGGCTCGATGACTGTTCACTCCCTTGA